A single window of Gimesia chilikensis DNA harbors:
- a CDS encoding cation:proton antiporter: protein MSEHIILSLSFILLAGIVCQWLAWRVKYPAIIFLLATGIFAGPVMGWLDPDELFEDLLFPFVSLAVAVILFEGSLTLKLQNIPGLERVIRNMITIGAFITWMGTTLATRLLLDFSWNVSFLFGALMVVTGPTVITPLLRTVRPKENVAHILQWEGILIDPLGAILAVLVFEFILAGGAEGGFAAGLVVFGKMVLIGVLFGAVSGYLFAFLLKKYWIPQYLHNFASLALVCVVFAVSNMFEAESGLLSVTVLGIWLANTKGLDLDDILDFKESLSILLISMLFIMLAARMNLSSFRDLGWPAVAVFAVIQFVIRPVSVHLCALGSKLSMNERHLLSWIAPRGIVAAAISALFAIKLQAVGYPFAAAMVPLTFMVIVGTVVLQSTTAGPLARFLKVAEPEPNGFLIVGANRLAQVIALELKKNGIRTFLTDQNWSSVTEARLKGLQAYWGNPVSEHAERHIDLIGIGHLLAVSPQVELNALAAHYYRLEFTKANIFTIRLSEPTAGKAEAKTAFKYGGRTVFGESLNYQDLSRMLEQGAEMKTTVLSEEFTFEQFQNQIDAKRIPLFAIDTNHHVQVFTAEPDFQPKAGWKIMSLAEKVPVEAE from the coding sequence ATGAGTGAACACATTATTTTATCCCTGTCATTTATTCTGCTGGCCGGTATTGTCTGCCAGTGGCTTGCCTGGCGGGTAAAATATCCCGCGATTATTTTCCTGCTGGCCACAGGGATTTTCGCTGGCCCGGTGATGGGCTGGCTGGATCCGGATGAACTGTTTGAAGATCTGCTGTTTCCCTTCGTTTCGCTGGCAGTGGCGGTGATTCTGTTCGAAGGTAGCCTGACTCTGAAACTGCAGAACATACCGGGGCTGGAGCGGGTCATCCGCAATATGATTACCATCGGTGCCTTCATCACCTGGATGGGAACGACCCTGGCGACGCGGCTGCTGCTCGATTTTTCCTGGAACGTTTCGTTTTTATTCGGTGCCCTGATGGTGGTCACCGGGCCGACCGTCATTACACCGCTGCTGAGAACCGTGCGACCCAAAGAGAACGTGGCCCATATCCTGCAGTGGGAGGGGATTCTGATCGATCCCCTGGGAGCGATTCTGGCGGTTCTGGTGTTCGAATTCATTCTGGCTGGGGGCGCTGAAGGGGGCTTTGCCGCGGGACTGGTCGTGTTCGGTAAAATGGTACTGATCGGGGTGCTGTTTGGCGCAGTAAGTGGTTACCTGTTTGCATTCCTGTTAAAGAAATACTGGATTCCTCAGTATCTGCATAATTTCGCCTCGCTGGCTTTGGTGTGTGTTGTGTTTGCCGTTTCCAATATGTTCGAGGCGGAATCCGGCCTGCTTTCGGTGACAGTTCTGGGAATCTGGCTCGCGAATACCAAGGGGCTGGATCTGGATGACATTCTGGATTTCAAAGAAAGCCTGAGTATCCTGCTGATTTCCATGCTGTTCATCATGCTGGCAGCTCGTATGAATCTGAGCTCATTTCGTGATTTAGGCTGGCCTGCGGTGGCGGTCTTCGCGGTGATTCAGTTTGTAATTCGCCCGGTGAGCGTGCATCTTTGTGCCTTGGGATCCAAGCTGTCGATGAACGAGCGGCACCTCCTGTCCTGGATTGCTCCGCGCGGGATTGTCGCAGCAGCAATCTCGGCCCTGTTTGCCATTAAACTGCAGGCGGTCGGTTATCCGTTTGCAGCGGCAATGGTTCCTCTGACATTCATGGTGATTGTGGGGACGGTGGTGTTACAGAGCACGACTGCCGGCCCGCTGGCTCGTTTTCTGAAAGTTGCCGAGCCTGAACCGAACGGCTTTCTGATTGTCGGCGCAAACCGTCTGGCACAGGTGATTGCACTGGAACTGAAGAAAAACGGCATTCGAACGTTTCTGACCGACCAGAACTGGTCTTCCGTGACAGAAGCCCGCCTGAAAGGGCTACAAGCATACTGGGGAAACCCTGTGTCAGAACATGCGGAACGCCATATTGACCTGATTGGCATTGGACACCTGCTGGCGGTTTCCCCCCAGGTGGAGCTGAATGCACTGGCGGCGCATTATTATCGGCTGGAGTTTACCAAGGCGAATATCTTCACAATCCGGCTTTCGGAACCTACGGCTGGGAAGGCTGAAGCGAAGACCGCTTTCAAATATGGTGGCCGGACGGTGTTTGGTGAGTCGTTGAACTACCAGGATCTGAGTCGGATGCTGGAGCAGGGGGCGGAAATGAAAACGACGGTGTTGTCAGAAGAATTTACCTTTGAACAATTTCAGAACCAGATCGACGCCAAACGCATCCCATTATTCGCCATCGATACCAATCATCACGTGCAGGTCTTTACAGCAGAACCAGACTTTCAACCTAAGGCGGGCTGGAAGATCATGAGTCTGGCGGAGAAGGTACCTGTCGAAGCCGAGTGA